In Phacochoerus africanus isolate WHEZ1 chromosome 2, ROS_Pafr_v1, whole genome shotgun sequence, one DNA window encodes the following:
- the PTGDR gene encoding prostaglandin D2 receptor isoform X2: MRPPIYRCHNTTSVEKGNSATMGGVLFSAGLLGNLLALGLLARSGLWSCPPRPPPSVFYVLVCGLTITDLLGKSLVSPFVLAAYAQNRSLRGLVPSGSSLCQGFAFFMSFFGLASTLQLLAMALECWLSLGHPFFYRRYITPRRGALVAPVVSAFCLAFCALPFAGFGKFVQYCPGTWCFIQMVHEERSVSVLSYSVLYASLMLLLVLAIVLCNLSAMRNLYAMHQRLRRLPRSSPRYHAETRAGEEEETSQPLEELDHLLLLALMTVLFTMCSLPLIVKENWDFKMV, from the exons ATGAGGCCGCCGATCTACCGCTGCCACAACACCACGTCGGTGGAGAAGGGCAACTCTGCTACGATGGGCGGAGTGCTCTTCAGCGCTGGCCTCTTGGGCAACCTGCTGGCCCTGGGGTTGCTGGCGCGCTCGGGGTTGTGGTCTTGCCCGCCGCGCCCGCCGCCCTCGGTTTTCTACGTGCTGGTGTGCGGCCTGACGATCACCGACTTGCTGGGCAAGTCTCTTGTGAGCCCCTTCGTGTTGGCCGCCTACGCGCAAAACCGGAGCCTGCGGGGTCTCGTGCCGTCGGGCAGCTCTCTGTGCCAAGGCTTCGCCTTCTTCATGTCTTTCTTCGGGCTCGCCTCGactctgcagctgctggccatggccCTGGAGTGCTGGCTCTCCCTAGGGCACCCCTTCTTCTACCGGCGGTACATCACCCCGCGCCGGGGTGCACTAGTGGCTCCCGTCGTGAGCGCCTTCTGCCTGGCTTTCTGCGCGCTGCCCTTTGCGGGCTTCGGGAAGTTCGTGCAGTACTGCCCCGGCACCTGGTGCTTCATCCAGATGGTCCACGAAGAGCGCTCGGTGTCAGTGCTGAGCTACTCAGTGCTCTACGCAAGCCTTATGCTGCTGCTGGTCCTCGCCATCGTGCTGTGCAACCTGAGCGCCATGCGCAACCTCTACGCGATGCACCAGCGGTTGCGGCGGCTTCCGCGCTCTAGCCCCAGGTACCACGCGGAGACCCGCGCCGGCGAGGAGGAGGAGACCTCGCAGCCTCTGGAGGAGCTGGATCACCTCCTGCTGCTAGCCCTCATGACCGTGCTCTTCACGATGTGCTCCCTGCCTTTAATT GTGAAGGAAAACTGGGATTTCAAGATGGTTTAG
- the PTGDR gene encoding prostaglandin D2 receptor isoform X1, with translation MRPPIYRCHNTTSVEKGNSATMGGVLFSAGLLGNLLALGLLARSGLWSCPPRPPPSVFYVLVCGLTITDLLGKSLVSPFVLAAYAQNRSLRGLVPSGSSLCQGFAFFMSFFGLASTLQLLAMALECWLSLGHPFFYRRYITPRRGALVAPVVSAFCLAFCALPFAGFGKFVQYCPGTWCFIQMVHEERSVSVLSYSVLYASLMLLLVLAIVLCNLSAMRNLYAMHQRLRRLPRSSPRYHAETRAGEEEETSQPLEELDHLLLLALMTVLFTMCSLPLIYRAYYGAFKAVHEKSETSEQVKDLQALRFLSAISIVDPWIFIIFRTSVFRMFFHKIFIRPLMYRNWHSNSYRTNMESSL, from the exons ATGAGGCCGCCGATCTACCGCTGCCACAACACCACGTCGGTGGAGAAGGGCAACTCTGCTACGATGGGCGGAGTGCTCTTCAGCGCTGGCCTCTTGGGCAACCTGCTGGCCCTGGGGTTGCTGGCGCGCTCGGGGTTGTGGTCTTGCCCGCCGCGCCCGCCGCCCTCGGTTTTCTACGTGCTGGTGTGCGGCCTGACGATCACCGACTTGCTGGGCAAGTCTCTTGTGAGCCCCTTCGTGTTGGCCGCCTACGCGCAAAACCGGAGCCTGCGGGGTCTCGTGCCGTCGGGCAGCTCTCTGTGCCAAGGCTTCGCCTTCTTCATGTCTTTCTTCGGGCTCGCCTCGactctgcagctgctggccatggccCTGGAGTGCTGGCTCTCCCTAGGGCACCCCTTCTTCTACCGGCGGTACATCACCCCGCGCCGGGGTGCACTAGTGGCTCCCGTCGTGAGCGCCTTCTGCCTGGCTTTCTGCGCGCTGCCCTTTGCGGGCTTCGGGAAGTTCGTGCAGTACTGCCCCGGCACCTGGTGCTTCATCCAGATGGTCCACGAAGAGCGCTCGGTGTCAGTGCTGAGCTACTCAGTGCTCTACGCAAGCCTTATGCTGCTGCTGGTCCTCGCCATCGTGCTGTGCAACCTGAGCGCCATGCGCAACCTCTACGCGATGCACCAGCGGTTGCGGCGGCTTCCGCGCTCTAGCCCCAGGTACCACGCGGAGACCCGCGCCGGCGAGGAGGAGGAGACCTCGCAGCCTCTGGAGGAGCTGGATCACCTCCTGCTGCTAGCCCTCATGACCGTGCTCTTCACGATGTGCTCCCTGCCTTTAATT taTCGTGCTTACTATGGAGCCTTCAAAGCTGTTCACGAGAAAAGTGAGACCTCTGAACAAGTCAAAGACCTCCAGGCTTTGCGCTTTCTGTCTGCCATCTCAATTGTGGACCCTTGGATTTTCATCATTTTCAGAACATCAGTGTTTCGGATGTTTTTCCACAAGATTTTCATAAGGCCTCTTAtgtacagaaattggcacagcaatTCTTACCGAACTAACATGGAGTCCAGTCTGTGA